A single window of Cytophagia bacterium CHB2 DNA harbors:
- a CDS encoding cytochrome C554: protein MSMMKRMILAAFVLTLLPAALLAQSKFKYVGANACKACHLTPKSGAAFTIWQKSAHAKAFATLATPAALEIAKKKGIADPQKDANCLKCHETATGVPAAQLAATFKAGEGVGCEACHGPGSDYKSMQVMKDLDSGKTKGEAVGFKKGSDEKFCVTCHNSESPTYKGFNYAEYSKKIAHPTPKQ, encoded by the coding sequence ATGAGCATGATGAAACGCATGATTTTGGCGGCTTTTGTTTTAACGTTGTTACCCGCCGCGCTTTTGGCGCAAAGCAAATTCAAATATGTCGGCGCGAATGCTTGCAAAGCGTGCCATCTCACGCCGAAAAGCGGCGCGGCTTTCACCATTTGGCAAAAGAGCGCACATGCGAAAGCGTTTGCAACGCTGGCAACGCCGGCGGCTTTGGAAATTGCCAAGAAAAAAGGCATCGCCGATCCGCAAAAAGATGCGAACTGCTTGAAATGCCATGAAACAGCAACGGGTGTTCCCGCGGCGCAATTGGCGGCGACTTTTAAAGCCGGTGAGGGCGTGGGCTGCGAAGCCTGCCACGGCCCGGGTTCGGATTACAAGTCCATGCAAGTGATGAAGGATCTTGATAGCGGAAAGACCAAGGGCGAGGCGGTTGGCTTCAAAAAAGGCAGTGATGAGAAATTTTGTGTGACCTGCCACAATTCTGAAAGCCCGACATACAAGGGCTTCAACTATGCTGAGTATAGCAAGAAAATCGCGCATCCGACGCCCAAACAATAA